The Chlamydiales bacterium STE3 genomic interval ACGGTGCAATCCTTGTTGTTGCTGCTACAGACGGTGCAATGCCACAAACACGTGAACATATTCTTCTTGCTCACCAGATGCAAGTGCCGGCAATCGTTGTATTCCTCAACAAAGTTGATATGCTTGGGGAGAGTGATCAGGAGCTCTTAGATCTCGTCGAGATGGAATTACATGAATTGTTAGAGTCTAAAGGTTATAAAGATTGCCCAGTTATTCGTGGCTCAGCTCTTAAAGCGCTCGAAGGTGATCCAAAGTATGAGGAAGCTGTTAAACAATTAATGGCAATCGTTGATGAAAAGATACCTACTCCACAAAGGGAAATTGATAAACCTTTCTTAATGCCAGTTGAGGACGTTTTCTCGATTTCAGGTCGCGGAACAGTAGCTACAGGTCGTGTTGAGCGCGGTGTTGTTAAGCTTAATGATAAGCTTCAGCTCGTGGGATTAGGCGAGACAAAAGATACAGTTGTAACTGGTATTGAAATGTTTAACAAGATGATGGATGAAGCACGTGCTGGTGAGAACGTTGGTCTCTTGCTTAGAGGTGTTAACAAAGGTGACATCGAGCGCGGAATGGTTTTAGCTGCTCCTGCTACATGTACTCCTCATACTGAGTT includes:
- a CDS encoding Elongation factor Tu (Product derived from UniProtKB/Swiss-Prot:Q6MDN0;Gene name derived from UniProtKB/Swiss-Prot:Q6MDN0), whose amino-acid sequence is MAKETFQRNKPHVNIGTIGHVDHGKTTLTAAITKVLAKAGGAKYRDYSSIDNTPEEKARGITINSSHVEYETDNRHYAHVDCPGHADYVKNMITGAAQMDGAILVVAATDGAMPQTREHILLAHQMQVPAIVVFLNKVDMLGESDQELLDLVEMELHELLESKGYKDCPVIRGSALKALEGDPKYEEAVKQLMAIVDEKIPTPQREIDKPFLMPVEDVFSISGRGTVATGRVERGVVKLNDKLQLVGLGETKDTVVTGIEMFNKMMDEARAGENVGLLLRGVNKGDIERGMVLAAPATCTPHTEFKGPVYVLTKEEGGRHKPFFTGYRPQLYFRTTDVTGTVELPQGTEMVMPGDNIEISVKLIAPVAMEKGMRFAIREGGRTIGAGTVSEIIK